In one Gopherus evgoodei ecotype Sinaloan lineage chromosome 1, rGopEvg1_v1.p, whole genome shotgun sequence genomic region, the following are encoded:
- the NHS gene encoding Nance-Horan syndrome protein isoform X3 gives MPFAKRIVEPQWLCRQQLAASLLDESLGCPEPRDQPHPQPEPEEAAAVVPAEGKEAAAVLTMLDLCSVSNGALARILRQLSDVARHACTLFQEIETELQLAQRRVRALHGKISGVQGVLRSLDPKQEAVPVSNLDAESKLSVYYRAPWHQQRNIFHPSTRPPCVEELHRHAKQNLRALRREQQNRGDNREQKVPGPISVVVPPFPSFPAIYSQKRKEIKDRHLLTFNSTRSPSPTECCHMTPWSKKSHPPEEEDTDVMLGQRPKNPIHNIPSTLDKQTNWSKALPLPTPEEKMKQDAQVISSCIIPINVTDSDESPVARERNVIVHANPDFSSTINRRSGTRDSECQTEEILIAAPSRRRIRAQRGQSVVASLSHSAGNILVLTDNGDTMFTTAVSNRIRSRSLPREGARASEADQDADAKTSVYEAEDFLASQERIPKKGNNAINNQGSQEHQPIGLTCSQHLHSPEHNVNERGRSRLSRMADSGSCEISSNSDTFGSPIHSISTAGVLLSSHMDQKDDHQSSSGNWSGSSSTCPSQTSETIPPAASPPLTGSSHCDSELSLNTAPNANEDSNVFITEQYSDHIDKVRGHRASSFTSTVADLLDDPNNSNTSDSEWNYLHHHHDASCRQDFSPERPKDDSLECPSFTSVATYDSFLEKTPSDKADTSSHFSVDTEGYYTSMHFDCGLKGNKSYICNYAAASSESGRNANVASSLTDCAWQDYVNHRRQGRHSISLKKPKAKPAPPKRSSSLRKSDGSTDLPEKKEPKINSGQHVPHTSREMKLPLEFSNTPSRVENSNLPSKQELSWINQNDSELKNIQFETTDIPSFKDEGAEQSHYADLWLLNDLKSNDPYRSLSNSSTATGTTVIECIKSPESSESQTSQSGSRATTPSLPSVDNEFKLASPEKLAGLASPSSGYSSQSETPTSSFPTAFFSGPLSPGGSKRKPKVPERKSSLQQPSSKDGAVSLNKDLELPIIPPTHLDLSALHNVLNKPFAHRNQLHAFNHIKQNMVGEALNPNPPPALAITPSVLKSVHLKSINKPEEVKQKDGNTDLLCIQETTLMVTTISPGKMRPLVAKKSISRQYSTEDAIMSYIDSSPVETGPDKLHSEKDSSISVQNNCDQETVTSSNVGILEANTTKDQMQPVGEPLPENTQILNTSTEGFQKGLAVRTSVCEVKITYHEREQEGSLDPVQIKQELPAVCEQKLESKAVDETIFQSDPPAGGTDISNQPKHQFDISHHDDKVPGNISYESEISTVNSLNEKSSEQENDVASGIPTKSASDDSRAEETQGSADDASLKESSPSDDSVISPLSEDSQTEAEDVFVSPNKPRTTEDLFAVIHRSKRKVLGRKDSGDLSVRNRLRASSGASSTSPASSTSPASSTSPASSVPLASSVGAPTSSQRSPGLIYRNAKKSNTSNEEFKLLLLKKGSRSDSSYRMSATEILKSPILPKSPSDLIVDSPQNTDETSQTSSTPEGLSPLSPCSPRVNAEGFSSKSFSMSASSRVGRSRAPPAASSSRYSVRCRLYNTPMQAISEGETENSDGSPHDDRSSQSST, from the exons CTGTGTCTAACCTGGATGCAGAGAGTAAACTGAGTGTGTACTACCGAGCACCTTGGCATCAGCAAAGAAATATTTTCCACCCCTCAACCAGACCGCCCTGTGTGGAGGAGCTGCACCGCCACGCCAAACAGAACCTGCGAGCCTTGCGTAGAG aacaacaaaacCGGGGTGATAACAGAGAGCAGAAAGTCCCAGGGCCCATCTCTGTGGTGGTTCCCccatttccctccttccctgcaaTCTACAGTCAGAAGAGGAAAGAGATAAAGGACCGGCACTTGCTAACA TTTAACAGCACCCGCTCGCCTTCCCCCACTGAGTGTTGCCACATGACCCCGTGGAGTAAAAAG TCCCATCCACCAGAAGAGGAAGACACAGATGTCATGCTAGGGCAGAGGCCGAAAAATCCAATACATAATATCCCTTCTACACTGGATAAGCAAACTAATTGGAGCAAAGCACTACCTCTCCCAACTCCAGAGGAGAAAATGAAACAAGATGCCCAAGTGATTTCCTCTTGCATTATCCCCATCAACGTCACTG ATTCTGATGAATCACCAGTAGCGAGAGAACGGAATGTGATTGTGCATGCAAATCCAGACTTCTCCAGTACAATCAACAGGAGATCAGGTACTAGAGACTCTGAGTGCCAGACTGAAGAAATTCTCATTGCTGCTCCATCCAGAAGAAGAATCCGAGCGCAGAGAGGTCAAAGTGTTGTAGCCTCCTTGTCACATTCAGCCGGCAACATTTTGGTGTTGACAGACAACGGTGACACAATGTTCACTACAGCAGTGAGCAACCGTATCCGATCACGGAGTCTTCCTCGTGAAGGTGCTAGAGCCAGTGAAGCTGATCAAGATGCTGATGCCAAAACTTCAGTGTATGAAGCAGAAGACTTTTTGGCAAGCCAAGAAAGAATCCCAAAAAAGGGTAATAATGCCATCAATAACCAGGGTTCACAAGAACACCAGCCCATAGGTTTAACTTGTTCTCAGCACCTTCACAGCCCAGAACATAATGTAAACGAGAGAGGGAGGTCGAGGTTGTCAAGGATGGCAGATTCTGGAAGCTGTGAGATTTCATCAAACTCTGACACCTTTGGGAGCCCCATTCACTCTATCTCCACAGCAGGAGTCCTTCTCAGCAGTCACATGGACCAGAAAGATGACCATCAATCCTCCAGTGGGAACTGGAGTGGAAGTAGCTCAACATGTCCCTCACAGACATCGGAAACCATTcctcctgctgcttctcctccgCTGACTGGCTCTTCACATTGTGACTCAGAATTGTCACTGAACACTGCTCCTAATGCCAATGAAGATTCTAATGTCTTTATAACAGAGCAGTACAGTGATCACATAGATAAGGTTCGAGGTCACAGGGCAAGCTCCTTCACCTCCACTGTAGCAGATTTACTTGATGACCCCAATAACAGCAACACAAGCGATAGTGAATGGAATTACTTGCACCATCATCACGATGCATCCTGTCGTCAAGATTTCAGCCCTGAACGCCCAAAGGACGACAGCTTAGAATGCCCAAGTTTTACAAGTGTGGCCACTTATGATAGCTTTCTAGAAAAGACTCCATCTGACAAAGCAGACACTAGCTCACACTTTTCTGTGGACACTGAAGGATATTATACCTCCATGCACTTTGACTGTGGTCTCAAAGGTAATAAAAGTTATATTTGTAACTATGCAGCTGCAAGCTCTGAGAGTGGCCGGAATGCAAATGTTGCTTCCAGTCTCACTGATTGTGCCTGGCAGGATTATGTAAACCACAGGAGGCAGGGAAGACATAGCATCTCTCTTAAGAAACCAAAGGCAAAGCCAGCCCCACCAAAACGCAGTTCATCTTTGAGGAAATCTGATGGCAGCACAGATCTTCCTGAGAAGAAAGAACCAAAGATAAACAGTGGGCAGCACGTGCCTCATACTTCCAGGGAAATGAAGCTGCCACTTGAGTTTTCAAATACACCTTCTAGAGTGGAAAACTCTAATCTGCCAAGCAAACAGGAACTCTCCTGGATTAATCAGAATGACAGTGAATTAAAGAACATTCAGTTTGAGACCACAGATATTCCATCATTTAAAGATGAAGGTGCTGAACAATCTCACTATGCAGATCTCTGGCTTCTAAATGACTTGAAATCTAACGATCCTTATAGGTCTTTATCCAATTCAAGCACAGCTACGGGTACTACAGTCATAGAATGCATAAAGTCGCCAGAAAGTTCTGAATCACAAACATCGCAATCCGGATCGAGAGccaccaccccatccctcccttcTGTTGATAATGAGTTTAAGCTGGCTTCCCCGGAAAAGTTGGCTGGTTTAGCATCACCCTCTAGTGGTTACTCCAGTCAGTCTGAAACACCAACATCCTCTTTCCCGACAGctttcttctctggacccttatCTCCAGGGGGTAGTAAAAGAAAGCCAAAAGTACCAGAAAGGAAGTCCTCGTTGCAACAACCTTCTTCTAAAGATGGCGCTGTATCTCTAAACAAAGATCTAGAACTTCCAATTATACCTCCTACTCATCTTGACCTAAGTGCTCTTCATAATGTGTTGAATAAACCATTTGCTCACAGAAACCAGTTGCATGCTTTTAATCACATTAAACAAAACATGGTAGGAGAAGCACTAAACCCTAATCCTCCACCAGCCCTTGCTATTACACCTTCAGTTCTAAAATCTGTTCACCTTAAATCAATTAATAAGCCTGAAGAAGTGAAACAAAAAGATGGTAATACAGACCTTCTCTGCATACAAGAAACCACATTAATGGTGACTACCATTTCTCCAGGCAAAATGAGGCCACTTGTAGCTAAGAAATCAATATCACGTCAGTACTCTACTGAAGATGCCATAATGTCCTATATTGACTCTTCTCCAGTGGAGACAGGCCCTGATAaactgcattcagaaaaagaTTCATCGATCAGTGTTCAGAATAACTGTGATCAAGAAACTGTAACCTCATCAAATGTGGGTATTTTAGAAGCAAACACCACGAAAGACCAAATGCAGCCAGTTGGTGAGCCTTTACCAGAGAACACACAAATCCTTAACACTTCTACAGAAGGGTTTCAAAAAGGTTTAGCTGTCCGCACAAGTGTTTGTGAAGTTAAGATAACTTATCATGAAAGAGAACAGGAAGGGAGCCTCGATCCTGTGCAGATTAAGCAAGAATTACCTGCAGTCTGTGAACAAAAGTTGGAATCTAAAGCTGTGGATGAAACCATATTCCAGTCTGATCCACCAGCTGGGGGAACAGACATTAGTAATCAGCCTAAGCATCAGTTTGATATAAGCCACCATGATGACAAAGTGCCTGGGAATATCAGCTATGAATCAGAGATATCAACTGTAAATTCACTTAATGAAAAAAGTTCTGAGCAGGAAAATGATGTTGCATCAGGTATTCCAACCAAAAGTGCCTCTGATGACAGCAGGGCAGAGGAGACACAGGGGAGTGCAGATGATGCTTCACTGAAAG aatCTTCTCCAAGTGATGATTCCGTAATTTCACCATTGAGTGAAGATTCTCAGACTGAAGCAGAAGATGTTTTTGTGTCTCCAAACAAACCTCGCACTACAGAGGATCTATTTGCAGTCATTCACAG ATCAAAAAGAAAAGTACTTGGGAGAAAAGATTCTGGAGATCTTTCTGTAAGAAACAGATTGAGAGCTTCATCTGGGGCCAGCAGCACGTCACCTGCTAGCAGCACATCACCTGCCAGCAGCACGTCACCTGCCAGCAGCGTGCCACTTGCCAGCAGTGTGGGAGCCCCAACAAGCAGTCAGAGGTCTCCAGGTCTTATTTACAGGAATGCCAAAAAGTCCAACACATCTAACGAGGAATTTAAGCTACTGCTCCTTAAAAAGGGCAGTCGATCCGATTCTAGCTATAGGATGTCAGCAACCGAGATACTAAAGAGCCCTATTTTGCCCAAATCTCCTAGTGACCTAATTGTGGATTCCCCTCAAAACACTGATGAGACTTCCCAGACATCATCAACTCCTGAAGGATTATCCCCCCTGTCTCCATGCTCCCCTAGAGTTAATGCAGAAGGTTTCTCCTCCAAGAGCTTTTCTATGTCTGCATCTTCAAGAGTAGGGCGCTCGCGGGCACctcctgcagccagcagcagccgtTACAGCGTACGCTGTAGGCTGTACAATACGCCAATGCAAGCTATCTCAGAAGGAGAAACTGAGAATTCAGATGGCAGCCCTCATGATGACCGATCTTCTCAGAGTTCAACATAG
- the NHS gene encoding Nance-Horan syndrome protein isoform X1 translates to MPFAKRIVEPQWLCRQQLAASLLDESLGCPEPRDQPHPQPEPEEAAAVVPAEGKEAAAVLTMLDLCSVSNGALARILRQLSDVARHACTLFQEIETELQLAQRRVRALHGKISGVQGVLRSLDPKQEAVPVSNLDAESKLSVYYRAPWHQQRNIFHPSTRPPCVEELHRHAKQNLRALRREQQNRGDNREQKVPGPISVVVPPFPSFPAIYSQKRKEIKDRHLLTFNSTRSPSPTECCHMTPWSKKSHPPEEEDTDVMLGQRPKNPIHNIPSTLDKQTNWSKALPLPTPEEKMKQDAQVISSCIIPINVTGVGFDREASIRCSLVHSQSVLQRRRKLRRRKTISGIPRRVQQEIDSDESPVARERNVIVHANPDFSSTINRRSGTRDSECQTEEILIAAPSRRRIRAQRGQSVVASLSHSAGNILVLTDNGDTMFTTAVSNRIRSRSLPREGARASEADQDADAKTSVYEAEDFLASQERIPKKGNNAINNQGSQEHQPIGLTCSQHLHSPEHNVNERGRSRLSRMADSGSCEISSNSDTFGSPIHSISTAGVLLSSHMDQKDDHQSSSGNWSGSSSTCPSQTSETIPPAASPPLTGSSHCDSELSLNTAPNANEDSNVFITEQYSDHIDKVRGHRASSFTSTVADLLDDPNNSNTSDSEWNYLHHHHDASCRQDFSPERPKDDSLECPSFTSVATYDSFLEKTPSDKADTSSHFSVDTEGYYTSMHFDCGLKGNKSYICNYAAASSESGRNANVASSLTDCAWQDYVNHRRQGRHSISLKKPKAKPAPPKRSSSLRKSDGSTDLPEKKEPKINSGQHVPHTSREMKLPLEFSNTPSRVENSNLPSKQELSWINQNDSELKNIQFETTDIPSFKDEGAEQSHYADLWLLNDLKSNDPYRSLSNSSTATGTTVIECIKSPESSESQTSQSGSRATTPSLPSVDNEFKLASPEKLAGLASPSSGYSSQSETPTSSFPTAFFSGPLSPGGSKRKPKVPERKSSLQQPSSKDGAVSLNKDLELPIIPPTHLDLSALHNVLNKPFAHRNQLHAFNHIKQNMVGEALNPNPPPALAITPSVLKSVHLKSINKPEEVKQKDGNTDLLCIQETTLMVTTISPGKMRPLVAKKSISRQYSTEDAIMSYIDSSPVETGPDKLHSEKDSSISVQNNCDQETVTSSNVGILEANTTKDQMQPVGEPLPENTQILNTSTEGFQKGLAVRTSVCEVKITYHEREQEGSLDPVQIKQELPAVCEQKLESKAVDETIFQSDPPAGGTDISNQPKHQFDISHHDDKVPGNISYESEISTVNSLNEKSSEQENDVASGIPTKSASDDSRAEETQGSADDASLKESSPSDDSVISPLSEDSQTEAEDVFVSPNKPRTTEDLFAVIHRSKRKVLGRKDSGDLSVRNRLRASSGASSTSPASSTSPASSTSPASSVPLASSVGAPTSSQRSPGLIYRNAKKSNTSNEEFKLLLLKKGSRSDSSYRMSATEILKSPILPKSPSDLIVDSPQNTDETSQTSSTPEGLSPLSPCSPRVNAEGFSSKSFSMSASSRVGRSRAPPAASSSRYSVRCRLYNTPMQAISEGETENSDGSPHDDRSSQSST, encoded by the exons CTGTGTCTAACCTGGATGCAGAGAGTAAACTGAGTGTGTACTACCGAGCACCTTGGCATCAGCAAAGAAATATTTTCCACCCCTCAACCAGACCGCCCTGTGTGGAGGAGCTGCACCGCCACGCCAAACAGAACCTGCGAGCCTTGCGTAGAG aacaacaaaacCGGGGTGATAACAGAGAGCAGAAAGTCCCAGGGCCCATCTCTGTGGTGGTTCCCccatttccctccttccctgcaaTCTACAGTCAGAAGAGGAAAGAGATAAAGGACCGGCACTTGCTAACA TTTAACAGCACCCGCTCGCCTTCCCCCACTGAGTGTTGCCACATGACCCCGTGGAGTAAAAAG TCCCATCCACCAGAAGAGGAAGACACAGATGTCATGCTAGGGCAGAGGCCGAAAAATCCAATACATAATATCCCTTCTACACTGGATAAGCAAACTAATTGGAGCAAAGCACTACCTCTCCCAACTCCAGAGGAGAAAATGAAACAAGATGCCCAAGTGATTTCCTCTTGCATTATCCCCATCAACGTCACTG GAGTTGGTTTTGACAGAGAGGCTAGTATACGCTGCTCTCTTGTTCATTCACAATCTGTACTACAGCGAAGACGAAAGTTGAGAAGGAGGAAAACCATCTCTGGCATCCCCAGAAGAGTGCAACAAGAAATAG ATTCTGATGAATCACCAGTAGCGAGAGAACGGAATGTGATTGTGCATGCAAATCCAGACTTCTCCAGTACAATCAACAGGAGATCAGGTACTAGAGACTCTGAGTGCCAGACTGAAGAAATTCTCATTGCTGCTCCATCCAGAAGAAGAATCCGAGCGCAGAGAGGTCAAAGTGTTGTAGCCTCCTTGTCACATTCAGCCGGCAACATTTTGGTGTTGACAGACAACGGTGACACAATGTTCACTACAGCAGTGAGCAACCGTATCCGATCACGGAGTCTTCCTCGTGAAGGTGCTAGAGCCAGTGAAGCTGATCAAGATGCTGATGCCAAAACTTCAGTGTATGAAGCAGAAGACTTTTTGGCAAGCCAAGAAAGAATCCCAAAAAAGGGTAATAATGCCATCAATAACCAGGGTTCACAAGAACACCAGCCCATAGGTTTAACTTGTTCTCAGCACCTTCACAGCCCAGAACATAATGTAAACGAGAGAGGGAGGTCGAGGTTGTCAAGGATGGCAGATTCTGGAAGCTGTGAGATTTCATCAAACTCTGACACCTTTGGGAGCCCCATTCACTCTATCTCCACAGCAGGAGTCCTTCTCAGCAGTCACATGGACCAGAAAGATGACCATCAATCCTCCAGTGGGAACTGGAGTGGAAGTAGCTCAACATGTCCCTCACAGACATCGGAAACCATTcctcctgctgcttctcctccgCTGACTGGCTCTTCACATTGTGACTCAGAATTGTCACTGAACACTGCTCCTAATGCCAATGAAGATTCTAATGTCTTTATAACAGAGCAGTACAGTGATCACATAGATAAGGTTCGAGGTCACAGGGCAAGCTCCTTCACCTCCACTGTAGCAGATTTACTTGATGACCCCAATAACAGCAACACAAGCGATAGTGAATGGAATTACTTGCACCATCATCACGATGCATCCTGTCGTCAAGATTTCAGCCCTGAACGCCCAAAGGACGACAGCTTAGAATGCCCAAGTTTTACAAGTGTGGCCACTTATGATAGCTTTCTAGAAAAGACTCCATCTGACAAAGCAGACACTAGCTCACACTTTTCTGTGGACACTGAAGGATATTATACCTCCATGCACTTTGACTGTGGTCTCAAAGGTAATAAAAGTTATATTTGTAACTATGCAGCTGCAAGCTCTGAGAGTGGCCGGAATGCAAATGTTGCTTCCAGTCTCACTGATTGTGCCTGGCAGGATTATGTAAACCACAGGAGGCAGGGAAGACATAGCATCTCTCTTAAGAAACCAAAGGCAAAGCCAGCCCCACCAAAACGCAGTTCATCTTTGAGGAAATCTGATGGCAGCACAGATCTTCCTGAGAAGAAAGAACCAAAGATAAACAGTGGGCAGCACGTGCCTCATACTTCCAGGGAAATGAAGCTGCCACTTGAGTTTTCAAATACACCTTCTAGAGTGGAAAACTCTAATCTGCCAAGCAAACAGGAACTCTCCTGGATTAATCAGAATGACAGTGAATTAAAGAACATTCAGTTTGAGACCACAGATATTCCATCATTTAAAGATGAAGGTGCTGAACAATCTCACTATGCAGATCTCTGGCTTCTAAATGACTTGAAATCTAACGATCCTTATAGGTCTTTATCCAATTCAAGCACAGCTACGGGTACTACAGTCATAGAATGCATAAAGTCGCCAGAAAGTTCTGAATCACAAACATCGCAATCCGGATCGAGAGccaccaccccatccctcccttcTGTTGATAATGAGTTTAAGCTGGCTTCCCCGGAAAAGTTGGCTGGTTTAGCATCACCCTCTAGTGGTTACTCCAGTCAGTCTGAAACACCAACATCCTCTTTCCCGACAGctttcttctctggacccttatCTCCAGGGGGTAGTAAAAGAAAGCCAAAAGTACCAGAAAGGAAGTCCTCGTTGCAACAACCTTCTTCTAAAGATGGCGCTGTATCTCTAAACAAAGATCTAGAACTTCCAATTATACCTCCTACTCATCTTGACCTAAGTGCTCTTCATAATGTGTTGAATAAACCATTTGCTCACAGAAACCAGTTGCATGCTTTTAATCACATTAAACAAAACATGGTAGGAGAAGCACTAAACCCTAATCCTCCACCAGCCCTTGCTATTACACCTTCAGTTCTAAAATCTGTTCACCTTAAATCAATTAATAAGCCTGAAGAAGTGAAACAAAAAGATGGTAATACAGACCTTCTCTGCATACAAGAAACCACATTAATGGTGACTACCATTTCTCCAGGCAAAATGAGGCCACTTGTAGCTAAGAAATCAATATCACGTCAGTACTCTACTGAAGATGCCATAATGTCCTATATTGACTCTTCTCCAGTGGAGACAGGCCCTGATAaactgcattcagaaaaagaTTCATCGATCAGTGTTCAGAATAACTGTGATCAAGAAACTGTAACCTCATCAAATGTGGGTATTTTAGAAGCAAACACCACGAAAGACCAAATGCAGCCAGTTGGTGAGCCTTTACCAGAGAACACACAAATCCTTAACACTTCTACAGAAGGGTTTCAAAAAGGTTTAGCTGTCCGCACAAGTGTTTGTGAAGTTAAGATAACTTATCATGAAAGAGAACAGGAAGGGAGCCTCGATCCTGTGCAGATTAAGCAAGAATTACCTGCAGTCTGTGAACAAAAGTTGGAATCTAAAGCTGTGGATGAAACCATATTCCAGTCTGATCCACCAGCTGGGGGAACAGACATTAGTAATCAGCCTAAGCATCAGTTTGATATAAGCCACCATGATGACAAAGTGCCTGGGAATATCAGCTATGAATCAGAGATATCAACTGTAAATTCACTTAATGAAAAAAGTTCTGAGCAGGAAAATGATGTTGCATCAGGTATTCCAACCAAAAGTGCCTCTGATGACAGCAGGGCAGAGGAGACACAGGGGAGTGCAGATGATGCTTCACTGAAAG aatCTTCTCCAAGTGATGATTCCGTAATTTCACCATTGAGTGAAGATTCTCAGACTGAAGCAGAAGATGTTTTTGTGTCTCCAAACAAACCTCGCACTACAGAGGATCTATTTGCAGTCATTCACAG ATCAAAAAGAAAAGTACTTGGGAGAAAAGATTCTGGAGATCTTTCTGTAAGAAACAGATTGAGAGCTTCATCTGGGGCCAGCAGCACGTCACCTGCTAGCAGCACATCACCTGCCAGCAGCACGTCACCTGCCAGCAGCGTGCCACTTGCCAGCAGTGTGGGAGCCCCAACAAGCAGTCAGAGGTCTCCAGGTCTTATTTACAGGAATGCCAAAAAGTCCAACACATCTAACGAGGAATTTAAGCTACTGCTCCTTAAAAAGGGCAGTCGATCCGATTCTAGCTATAGGATGTCAGCAACCGAGATACTAAAGAGCCCTATTTTGCCCAAATCTCCTAGTGACCTAATTGTGGATTCCCCTCAAAACACTGATGAGACTTCCCAGACATCATCAACTCCTGAAGGATTATCCCCCCTGTCTCCATGCTCCCCTAGAGTTAATGCAGAAGGTTTCTCCTCCAAGAGCTTTTCTATGTCTGCATCTTCAAGAGTAGGGCGCTCGCGGGCACctcctgcagccagcagcagccgtTACAGCGTACGCTGTAGGCTGTACAATACGCCAATGCAAGCTATCTCAGAAGGAGAAACTGAGAATTCAGATGGCAGCCCTCATGATGACCGATCTTCTCAGAGTTCAACATAG